The Fibrobacter sp. UWB16 sequence TGAGCTACCTGGGCATAAGCCCTACGATGCCTTAGACACCGTAGGGCTGATTGTCGTGGGCCGTCGTGGTTTCGAACCACGGTAGGCGTAAGCCAACGGATTTACAGTCCGTCCCCTTTAACCACTCGGGCAACGACCCATTATGTAAAGCCAAAGATAGGAATCGAACCTACGACCGGCTGATTACAAATCAGCTGCTCTACCAGCTGAGCTACTTTGGCGCTTCTCGCCTCAGTTCACTTGAGGAACTAAAGCGTGGCAAATTTAATAAGATTTACCTGGTCTTGTCAACAAGAATCGCGTTTTTTCTTGAAAAAAAATGAAATTTTTCAAAATACACGTAAACAAACTAGAGTAAAGAGTGTTAGTTGAGTGTTGATAGATTTTTAAGTGAAAAAATGAGCACTAATTTTTGGAAATTTTTCTATATTTGTCTCGTAAATTACACTAACACAAGGAAATGCCTTCCCGGAACGGAGTCCGGGATGACAAAGGCGGCAGGCATGACAGAGTACAATAAGCAAACCCTTTTAGCTTTTCTAATTTGTTGTTCGAACTTAATCCACCCCCTATATAATTACACATGGAAAACAATTTTTCTTTCAAGACCCGCATTCAAGTCCGCTATGCCGAAACCGACGCCATGGGCGTCGTACACCACGCCACCTACCCCATCTGGTTTGAACAGGCCCGCGTGGACTTTTTCCGCGCTGTAGGCGCCCCCTACGACGAAGTGGAACGCGAAGGGTTCGCAAGCCCCGTGCTCGAACTCAACGTACAGTACAAGCGCCCGTGCCGCTTTGGCGACTTTGTCGATGTCGAAACAAAGCTCGTACACGATGGACGCTGCAAGTACAAATTCCTCTACCAGGTGACTTTGAACGGCGAACTCTGCACAACCGGTTATTCCGTACACGTATTCACGAAAGGCGGAGTCCCGACACGCGACAAGCCCGAATGTATCAAGAAAGTCGAAGACAAGATTTTTAGCGATTAATTTTTATATAGTATAATCATGGACGCCCCTTTAGCAGAACGCCTACGCCCGCAAAACCTGGACGAGTTTCTCGGACAGAACAAGATTCTTGGACAGCAGAGCCTGTTGCGCAAGAGTCTTGAAAACGACTCTATCCCCAGCATGATTTTCTGGGGACCTCCGGGTTGCGGAAAGACGAGCCTTGCCCACGTCATCAAGCAGCATACCAAGAAGCGTTTTGTCGCGCTCTCAGCAGTTGCAAGCGGCGTGAAGGAAGTCAAGGAAGTTCTCGCGGACGCTCGCCAAATGAAGCACGCGTTCATGGATACAATCCTATTCATCGACGAAATCCACCGCTTTAACAAGGGGCAGCAAGACGCACTCCTCGGCGCCGTGGAAGACGGCACAGTGACGCTCATTGGCGCCACAACGGAAAACCCGGGTTTCGAGGTGAACGGGGCTTTGCTCAGCCGTTGCCAGCTGATCCTTTTTGCGCCATTAAGCAAAGAAGATTTACGCACTTTGATTTTCAGCGCATTGCGCGACCACCCACGCGGTTTACAGCTCAAGGATGTTGAAGTCGAAGACGCCGTTGTAGATAAGCTCATTGCACAGTCCGAAGGCGATGCAAGATTCTTGCTAAACCAGCTTGAATGGATTGGCAAGAACCTCGGCGACAATAAGAAAATTGACGAGAAGCTTCTCGAAGAATTCCAGTACAAGAAGCCCCTGCGCTACGACAAAAGCGGAGAAGAGCATTACAACCTGATTTCGGCATTGCACAAGTCCGTGCGCGGTTCCGACCCGGATGCTGCTCTTTACTGGCTCCACAGAATGTTACAGGGCGGCGAAGACCCGCGATTCATTTTGCGCCGTCTGATGCGCATGAGCATGGAAGATGTAGGCCTTGCAGACCCGAACGCACTTTTGCTTGCGACAAGCGCTCGCGAAGCATACGATTTTATGGGCATCCCGGAAGGCTTGATCGCACTCGACGAGCTCGCCATTTACTTGGCGCTTGCACCCAAGAGCAACAGCGTTGAACTTGCGGGAATGAAGGCCGATTCCATCGTGAAGCAGACCGGTACGCTCCCCGTGCCACGCGCCTACCGCAATTCCGTGACCCGCGTCGGGAAACAGCTCGGCTACGGGAACGGCTACGAGTACGACCACGACAGCCCGGGCGGATATTCTGCACAGGAGCACTTGCCCACGCAACTTGTCGGCACGACGATTTACGAACCCAAGCCGTATGGACGCGAAAAGGCGCTCGGTGAAAAACTCGCGCAGTTGAAGCAACTTAAAAAGGAACGCAACGAGCGAGAAGGAAAGTAAGGGAGATGCCCGCTCAGTGGCGGGCATGACAAGAGGAGGGAAAATGGACTTAGCGACAATCAAGAAATACCCGAGTCAAATCTCGACAGCATTCAAGCGATTTCCGCTTGCATCGGCGATGGCGTTATTCACGTTTATCGCGCTGGTCACCGATACTGAATTTGCACGATTCGGCAATGACCATTTCACGCGGCTATTTGTATGGCTCGCCATCTACCCCATCGCGGCCATGCTCACGGCCCTTGCGACATCGCTCGTCCAGGAATCCCGAAAAAGCGCAAACGCGCGCCCACAAGCTATCGCGAGCGGCACATGGTTCTTGCTTTCCATTGCACTTGTTGCAGGCTTGTCATTTGACGACGATCCATTTTACTTTGGATGTACCGTCACCCTCGTTTACCTAATCGCCACCTTTGCAGTTTTTCTCGGACCGTTCTGGAAGCAGCCTAACGAAAACGGCTTCTGGAACTTTTTGCAAAAGAACATCAAATCAGCCATTATTGCCATTCTCGTCTCGGCAATTTTGCTCGGCGCCATTGAAGGGTTCGTCTTTGGCTTTGCTGAACTGCTCGATTCCGACCCCGGCGAAACCATCTACCTTTACATTTTCTATTTCTGTGCCAGCGTTGTCGCCCCCATTCTTTATTTTTCGGGCATTCCGTCCATTGACGAATGCATCGAAGAACCGCCCGCCCTCAATAAGTTCGCATCAAGCACCATTCGGTTCCTGTTCATTCCGGTGCTCGCCATCGGCATCCTCCTCTTTTACGCCTATATTATCAAGTTCATCGTCTTGTGGGACATGCCCGACGAAGGAACCGTATCTGCATTCGTCTCGGGATTTATC is a genomic window containing:
- a CDS encoding thioesterase family protein, with the protein product MENNFSFKTRIQVRYAETDAMGVVHHATYPIWFEQARVDFFRAVGAPYDEVEREGFASPVLELNVQYKRPCRFGDFVDVETKLVHDGRCKYKFLYQVTLNGELCTTGYSVHVFTKGGVPTRDKPECIKKVEDKIFSD
- a CDS encoding replication-associated recombination protein A translates to MDAPLAERLRPQNLDEFLGQNKILGQQSLLRKSLENDSIPSMIFWGPPGCGKTSLAHVIKQHTKKRFVALSAVASGVKEVKEVLADARQMKHAFMDTILFIDEIHRFNKGQQDALLGAVEDGTVTLIGATTENPGFEVNGALLSRCQLILFAPLSKEDLRTLIFSALRDHPRGLQLKDVEVEDAVVDKLIAQSEGDARFLLNQLEWIGKNLGDNKKIDEKLLEEFQYKKPLRYDKSGEEHYNLISALHKSVRGSDPDAALYWLHRMLQGGEDPRFILRRLMRMSMEDVGLADPNALLLATSAREAYDFMGIPEGLIALDELAIYLALAPKSNSVELAGMKADSIVKQTGTLPVPRAYRNSVTRVGKQLGYGNGYEYDHDSPGGYSAQEHLPTQLVGTTIYEPKPYGREKALGEKLAQLKQLKKERNEREGK